The window CAACCACTGAGACACCGCGGCGCTCGGTGCGGACCTGCCACGCGGGGCCGCGTCCGAGCACCCGACACCTGCCCGGCTCGTGCCACTGCTCGCGGAACGGGGGTGACGTCCATGTCCTACAACCACTGAGACACGGCGGAGGACCGGTGAGCTACGCCCGGTCCCCGGGTCGAGTGATCCCGCAGTGAGAACAAGGAATTCGTGAAAGACACCGGACGCACGCCGCCCCGCGTCGAACGCGCGGCGGCGTGCGTTCTCCACCCCGATGACACGAAGGCGGAGCCTGGTGACCCCCACCCCGACCTACGATCCGCTGTCCCCGGCCATGCTCAGGGATCCCTATCCGACCTACACCAGGATGCTTGAGGAGCAGCCCGTCCACTGGCATGCCGGCATGCGCGCGTGGGTGGTCGTCCGGCACGCGGACTGCGTGCGCGTGCTCCGCGAGCACGCGACCTTCGCGCGGGACCCCAGCCGGGTCGGGGAGAAGATCCCGGACTTCCGCCAGAACGTGCAGATGATGGACCCGCCGGAGCAGAACCCGCTGCGCCAGCTCCTGGTGAGCGCGATGCGCTCGCAGGACAAGGACCGGCTGTTCCGCGAGGCGGTCGACTTCGTGCGCGGGCGACTGGCCGCCCAGCGGCCGGGCGAGCCGTTCGACCTGATGGCGGACGTGTCCGCGCCCTTCGCCCTGCACATCTCCGCGGCCCTGCTCGGCGTCCCCGAACCCGACGACGCGGACTACGCGGAGATCTCGCACGGCATCGCGCTCCGGATGGATTCGGGCCTCGCGCCGGAGAACATCCCGCAGGGAGATGCCGCGCGCAAGCGCCTGAACGACCTCGGCGAGAGCTGGTTCCCGCGCCCCGAGGGCGACAACG of the Kitasatospora sp. NBC_01246 genome contains:
- a CDS encoding cytochrome P450, with product MTPTPTYDPLSPAMLRDPYPTYTRMLEEQPVHWHAGMRAWVVVRHADCVRVLREHATFARDPSRVGEKIPDFRQNVQMMDPPEQNPLRQLLVSAMRSQDKDRLFREAVDFVRGRLAAQRPGEPFDLMADVSAPFALHISAALLGVPEPDDADYAEISHGIALRMDSGLAPENIPQGDAARKRLNDLGESWFPRPEGDNGLIANLIRRADKEFSGSHYIRNSAAMMFNASYGTIFAMVGNAAYLLATVPDLLPELSRPSRSATGVDELIRYDGPAQGTSRIAVADTLIEGTRIAAGDNVVTLLAAANRDPRVFADPQDINLDRRPNPHLGFGSGPHACFGSEFGKLSVTAVINALSDEGVRLRLAAEPTRRTTATVRSLDTLPVYLDR